A region from the Citrobacter telavivensis genome encodes:
- a CDS encoding dihydroxy-acid dehydratase, whose protein sequence is MYRSNFKPGSTRWAVRRAQWRSMGIREEDMHKPKIAIINTSNKLSCCYIHLDELCRIVEQAIRDAGGLPFEVRTVAPSDFVTSAGKKARYLMPTRDLMVNEVECMMEGAVLDGMICLSSCDKTTPAHLMSAARLNVPSLLLTCGYQVGGKCSNEKFDDQFFDIDDVYEQVGALATGTISEKDLTDMTDVAIQSPGVCAGLGTANSMHIVAEALGMTLPGNSPIWANGRKVKEYAQTAGKRIVELTQQQVLPREILTEKAIQNAVMTVLAVGGSVNTVRHLSAIATEAELPIDVIRLYEKYGKNIKLLTSVRPNGPFRTEDLEAAGGTTAVMNQLRDFLNLDALTVTQKTVGENIKDAVVKNHEVIRTLDNPVSQRPGVAILRGNLAPDGAIVKLSAVPGELEQFTGPANIYEGEDDAIEALGEGKIQKGDVIVLRNMGPAGGPGTVFACSFVAALNGAGIAEYVAVITDGELSGLNRGIIVGQLMPEAAAGGPLAVIEQGETVHINFVDLSINMDVPQEVIDTRLAQWQPKPLPLGGGSGTYLSQYAQLVQPIAQGAVLGKRRIHAKNVD, encoded by the coding sequence ATGTACAGAAGCAATTTTAAGCCGGGATCGACCCGCTGGGCAGTACGTCGTGCGCAATGGCGCAGCATGGGGATCCGCGAAGAAGACATGCATAAACCGAAGATCGCGATCATCAATACCTCCAACAAGCTTTCCTGCTGTTATATCCATCTGGACGAACTTTGCCGGATCGTTGAACAAGCGATCCGTGACGCTGGGGGATTACCGTTTGAAGTGCGCACAGTTGCACCCAGTGACTTTGTGACCAGCGCCGGGAAAAAAGCACGGTATCTGATGCCGACCCGCGACCTGATGGTTAACGAAGTGGAATGCATGATGGAAGGCGCAGTGCTGGACGGCATGATCTGTCTCTCCTCCTGCGATAAAACCACGCCGGCACACCTGATGTCAGCCGCTCGACTGAATGTACCTTCCCTGCTGCTGACCTGCGGCTACCAGGTGGGCGGCAAGTGCTCAAACGAAAAATTCGACGATCAGTTCTTCGATATTGATGACGTTTACGAGCAGGTGGGTGCCCTGGCAACCGGAACAATCAGCGAGAAAGATCTGACCGATATGACCGATGTCGCGATCCAGTCACCGGGCGTTTGCGCCGGTTTGGGTACCGCCAACTCTATGCATATCGTGGCTGAAGCATTAGGCATGACGCTGCCTGGCAACTCGCCGATCTGGGCCAACGGCCGCAAAGTGAAAGAATACGCGCAGACAGCCGGGAAACGCATTGTTGAACTGACCCAACAGCAGGTTCTGCCGCGCGAGATCCTCACAGAAAAGGCTATCCAGAACGCGGTCATGACGGTGCTGGCCGTCGGTGGTTCAGTGAACACCGTTCGTCACCTCTCGGCAATCGCCACCGAAGCCGAACTGCCGATCGATGTCATCCGCCTGTATGAAAAATACGGGAAAAACATCAAGCTGCTGACCTCTGTTCGCCCTAACGGTCCATTCCGCACAGAAGATCTGGAAGCGGCAGGCGGCACGACGGCAGTGATGAACCAACTGCGCGATTTCCTCAATCTGGACGCACTTACCGTCACGCAAAAAACCGTTGGCGAGAACATTAAGGACGCAGTGGTGAAAAACCATGAGGTGATCCGCACCCTGGATAACCCGGTCAGCCAGCGCCCTGGCGTGGCAATCCTGCGCGGAAATCTTGCCCCGGATGGTGCCATCGTCAAACTTTCCGCCGTACCGGGTGAACTGGAACAGTTTACCGGCCCAGCCAATATCTACGAAGGCGAAGACGACGCCATTGAGGCATTGGGTGAAGGCAAGATCCAGAAAGGCGATGTCATTGTCCTGCGCAACATGGGGCCAGCGGGCGGCCCCGGCACAGTATTCGCCTGTAGTTTCGTGGCGGCGCTGAACGGTGCAGGGATCGCAGAATATGTCGCGGTAATCACCGATGGCGAACTTTCCGGTCTGAACCGCGGCATTATCGTCGGTCAATTGATGCCAGAAGCCGCTGCTGGCGGGCCACTGGCGGTGATCGAACAGGGTGAGACCGTACATATCAACTTCGTCGATCTCAGTATCAATATGGACGTGCCGCAGGAGGTGATCGACACCCGGCTGGCGCAGTGGCAACCCAAACCACTGCCTCTCGGCGGCGGCAGCGGCACTTACCTGTCGCAATATGCGCAACTGGTACAGCCGATTGCGCAGGGCGCGGTGCTGGGTAAACGCCGCATCCACGCGAAAAACGTCGATTAA
- a CDS encoding GntR family transcriptional regulator encodes MPDKNKFTMIPIKRTDVFQTIIQHITNLLDSKQIKPGERLPSERELAEMLNVSRTSVRQALKVLESSGRIETRVGSGTFLTEPPAVSLSDTHSLSRLIEGGVTKEFLRNLIVARTSIERAIFEDYAWRANKSGINQLRELIDLNREKFSRQDCDDDDSALDLSFEKKVAQLGGNPILINMQEQLHHLWVLAWRQYGFTPEQTEVLHEEHLAIMDALAAKNSARVADLIVQHVDKEID; translated from the coding sequence ATGCCGGATAAGAATAAATTCACGATGATCCCCATTAAGCGCACGGACGTTTTTCAGACGATCATCCAACACATCACTAATTTACTCGACAGCAAACAGATCAAACCCGGTGAGCGCTTGCCATCCGAGCGCGAGCTTGCCGAGATGCTCAATGTAAGCCGCACCTCGGTGCGTCAGGCGCTGAAGGTACTCGAATCGTCCGGACGTATTGAGACGCGCGTGGGCAGCGGAACCTTTCTGACGGAACCGCCGGCGGTGTCGCTCAGCGATACCCACAGTCTTTCAAGATTGATCGAAGGCGGGGTGACAAAAGAGTTCTTGCGTAATCTGATTGTGGCGCGGACGTCGATCGAGCGAGCCATCTTTGAAGACTATGCCTGGCGTGCCAATAAGTCGGGAATTAACCAACTGCGGGAGCTTATCGATCTCAACCGGGAAAAATTCTCGCGTCAGGATTGCGATGATGATGACAGCGCGCTGGATCTGAGTTTTGAGAAAAAGGTGGCCCAGTTGGGCGGCAACCCGATCCTTATCAACATGCAGGAGCAGTTGCACCATTTATGGGTGCTGGCATGGCGCCAGTATGGTTTCACGCCGGAGCAGACTGAAGTACTGCATGAAGAGCACTTAGCGATTATGGACGCGCTGGCGGCGAAGAACTCAGCGCGCGTTGCCGATCTGATCGTCCAGCATGTGGATAAAGAGATCGACTGA
- a CDS encoding prolyl oligopeptidase family serine peptidase, translated as MDIVISDRLIANTPVLWFRPADGSVSRRPLIVLFHRFMASRELDANLGYMLAKAGYSVVCPQAALHGVKDDATLRAASFWQILQHTLDELPVLIAACQQDNLGDISRLGLLGTSMGGFAVLGAMARYPAIQAGAAYMASGYFTDAILEIHPPSGNMIADCLRGLAPYDVAGKEAILAQRPLFLWHGEQDTIVDVRYTERLREAINSDSLACVIDPQAGHKITQSSVEEGLLFFRQSLPI; from the coding sequence ATGGACATTGTTATTTCTGACCGTCTGATTGCCAACACGCCGGTGCTCTGGTTTCGTCCAGCAGATGGTAGTGTCAGTCGCAGACCGCTCATTGTACTGTTTCATCGCTTTATGGCCTCCCGCGAGTTAGATGCCAATCTGGGTTATATGCTCGCGAAGGCAGGTTACAGCGTGGTTTGCCCACAGGCGGCGCTGCATGGGGTGAAGGATGATGCAACGCTTCGCGCCGCCTCTTTCTGGCAGATCCTGCAACATACATTGGATGAGCTTCCCGTATTAATCGCAGCATGTCAGCAGGATAATCTGGGCGATATTTCTCGACTCGGCTTGCTAGGTACTTCAATGGGCGGTTTTGCCGTTCTGGGGGCGATGGCACGTTATCCGGCTATTCAGGCCGGAGCCGCCTATATGGCAAGCGGTTATTTTACCGACGCCATCCTTGAAATTCATCCTCCTTCAGGCAACATGATTGCAGATTGCCTGCGCGGATTGGCCCCTTACGACGTCGCAGGAAAAGAAGCCATTCTGGCTCAGAGACCACTTTTTCTCTGGCACGGTGAGCAAGATACGATTGTCGACGTAAGGTATACCGAACGTCTCCGGGAGGCTATCAACAGTGATTCACTAGCCTGCGTCATCGATCCACAGGCAGGGCACAAAATCACGCAGTCATCAGTGGAAGAAGGCCTCCTGTTTTTCCGTCAATCCTTACCGATTTAA
- a CDS encoding mandelate racemase/muconate lactonizing enzyme family protein encodes MRITNIDSFLVRLPYTPTMTRTTDKEGLFNAARSLNPTLDALLVRVETDSGLTGWGEAFGHACNPASMALLSGLLAPFYTGEKCDDIEALMQKAHYAFHSYGRGGAMMYALSALDIALWDLRGKAENLPLWKLLGGTRSQVELYPSLASFDGNVAKLMDCINPLIEKGYRHIKLHERDPQSIVEVAQALPDEVTLMVDTNCAWNAQQAEEILPQLHAAGVDFVEEPTFPPENVSQLRYLRQVTGARVAAGENFNNSEEFALSMALNAVDVLQPSVAKIGGITAVLNIIKHARKHENVSLLPHCFYYGPGLLASAHLLSVLPKPVPLEVPWLMFEQTLHPFMHFQPVMDLPHAPGLGFTPDIDVLERHLIAKG; translated from the coding sequence ATGCGTATTACGAACATAGATAGCTTTCTGGTCCGTCTGCCTTATACGCCAACAATGACGCGCACCACCGATAAAGAAGGTCTCTTTAATGCCGCGCGATCGCTAAACCCCACCCTGGATGCGTTGCTGGTGAGGGTCGAAACCGATAGCGGACTTACCGGTTGGGGAGAAGCATTTGGTCACGCCTGTAACCCCGCCAGTATGGCGCTGTTAAGCGGATTACTCGCCCCATTCTATACAGGCGAAAAATGCGACGACATAGAGGCGTTGATGCAGAAAGCACACTATGCCTTTCACAGCTATGGTCGTGGCGGCGCAATGATGTATGCACTTTCCGCACTGGATATCGCCCTGTGGGATCTGCGTGGCAAAGCAGAGAATCTGCCGCTGTGGAAATTGCTCGGCGGCACGCGCTCCCAGGTTGAGTTGTATCCCAGCCTCGCCAGTTTCGACGGAAATGTCGCTAAACTCATGGATTGTATTAATCCCTTAATTGAAAAGGGTTATCGGCATATTAAACTGCACGAACGAGATCCGCAGTCTATTGTGGAGGTTGCCCAGGCGCTGCCGGATGAGGTCACTCTGATGGTAGACACCAACTGCGCATGGAACGCGCAGCAGGCCGAAGAGATTCTCCCCCAACTACATGCTGCAGGTGTCGACTTTGTTGAAGAACCGACATTCCCACCAGAAAACGTAAGCCAACTCCGTTACCTGCGTCAGGTGACGGGCGCACGCGTTGCCGCAGGAGAAAACTTTAACAACAGCGAAGAGTTTGCGTTGAGTATGGCGCTTAATGCAGTAGATGTATTACAGCCCAGTGTCGCCAAAATTGGCGGTATCACTGCCGTGCTGAACATTATCAAACACGCACGCAAGCATGAGAACGTTAGCCTACTGCCACACTGTTTTTATTATGGTCCCGGACTCCTTGCCAGCGCCCATCTGCTCAGCGTGTTGCCAAAACCCGTTCCACTGGAAGTACCATGGTTGATGTTTGAACAAACCCTGCATCCGTTTATGCATTTCCAACCTGTGATGGATCTGCCACATGCGCCGGGTCTGGGCTTTACCCCTGATATCGACGTACTAGAACGCCATCTGATTGCGAAAGGATAA
- a CDS encoding D-hexose-6-phosphate mutarotase, giving the protein MNVIQQLFALPVLETLSPGITRRKMDELEILVIQTPYCDAAVALQGAHLLAWRPLRQTNSVLWLSDNTPFKAGVPLRGGVPVCWPWFTDLGGEPFHGFARILPWQLMALNSARTSLSLTLRLCDTPQTRQWWNHTFQLELTLNFTAEICELRLIAHGNYSTTAALHSYLATSDIRATRIHGVGTQGYDTVAGKPRQNLPSPLSLNGEFGTICSYAEPQTVLVTPDRTLTLTHVNNSNVVVWNPWQQRAAQTSDIPDDGWQHFVCLETAAIDRPLVSMPQHPASLGVQFALSHH; this is encoded by the coding sequence ATGAACGTAATTCAACAGCTATTCGCTCTACCGGTGCTGGAAACGCTCAGCCCGGGCATTACCCGGCGGAAAATGGATGAACTGGAAATTCTGGTGATTCAGACACCTTACTGCGACGCCGCCGTAGCCTTACAGGGGGCGCATCTGCTCGCCTGGAGACCGTTGCGGCAAACAAATTCTGTACTGTGGTTAAGTGATAACACGCCGTTTAAAGCCGGAGTCCCCCTTCGTGGCGGTGTGCCGGTTTGCTGGCCGTGGTTCACCGATCTCGGCGGTGAGCCGTTTCACGGTTTTGCCCGCATTCTGCCGTGGCAGTTAATGGCGCTCAACAGCGCCAGAACTTCCCTTTCTCTGACGTTGCGCCTTTGCGACACACCGCAAACGCGTCAGTGGTGGAACCACACGTTTCAACTGGAATTGACGCTGAATTTCACGGCAGAGATCTGCGAATTACGGCTAATCGCCCACGGTAATTACAGCACCACCGCGGCCCTGCACAGCTATCTCGCGACGTCAGATATTCGTGCTACGCGTATTCACGGAGTGGGAACGCAAGGCTACGACACCGTTGCCGGGAAACCGCGACAGAATCTGCCATCGCCGCTCTCCCTGAATGGCGAATTTGGCACGATCTGTTCCTATGCGGAACCGCAGACGGTACTCGTCACGCCGGACAGAACCCTGACGCTCACCCATGTCAATAACAGCAACGTGGTGGTGTGGAATCCCTGGCAGCAACGGGCTGCACAGACAAGCGACATACCGGATGACGGCTGGCAACACTTTGTCTGTCTGGAAACGGCGGCGATCGACCGCCCTCTTGTCAGCATGCCTCAGCATCCTGCGTCACTGGGTGTGCAGTTCGCGCTCTCTCATCATTAA
- a CDS encoding mandelate racemase/muconate lactonizing enzyme family protein, whose translation MKIIDFESGLYRVPLTENWGSSNYAFSSLEFVVVWLKTDTGHTGTGWTFSTGNGGSAFKNLIDHYLVAKVMGEDPLNVERLWSRMWLESHDIGSAGVTTHAIAAVDIALWDLIGQQLNQPLYRLLGGYRDALPGYGSGVNLHLSLDALLAQMEGFLSAGYRTVKMKIGSEDVEDDLVRLLAVRNFVGPSINIAVDANKKWSSGDAARRMATLKQVGLYWLEEPLLSDDINGHRLLRQKCPVPVAVGESLYTKYQFAHWIKQEACDYIQPDVYRVGGITEFIKIAKLAESHNIPVIPHFGMELMAHLGCGLPNIQLFEGLKGASLSEMGIIHQSCQVVNGAIRPGEEPGHGITFDRPALARYAMNDDLLRQQNVTTRTDV comes from the coding sequence GTGAAAATTATCGATTTTGAATCCGGGCTTTACCGCGTCCCACTCACTGAGAACTGGGGTTCGTCAAACTACGCGTTCTCCAGTCTGGAATTTGTGGTGGTGTGGTTAAAAACTGATACCGGACATACCGGTACCGGCTGGACGTTCAGTACTGGCAACGGCGGCAGCGCGTTTAAAAACCTGATTGACCATTATCTTGTCGCTAAAGTGATGGGAGAAGATCCACTGAACGTCGAGCGCTTGTGGAGCCGTATGTGGCTGGAAAGCCACGATATCGGTTCGGCGGGCGTGACGACCCACGCAATCGCTGCCGTGGATATCGCGCTGTGGGATCTCATTGGCCAGCAGTTGAATCAGCCGCTATACCGACTGCTCGGCGGCTATCGGGATGCTTTACCGGGTTACGGCAGCGGCGTGAACCTGCATCTCTCACTTGATGCCCTGCTTGCACAGATGGAAGGTTTCCTCAGCGCAGGCTATCGCACGGTCAAAATGAAAATCGGCAGCGAGGATGTTGAGGACGATCTGGTTCGCCTGTTGGCGGTGCGCAACTTTGTGGGACCGTCGATAAACATCGCCGTAGATGCCAACAAGAAGTGGTCCTCGGGGGATGCCGCTCGTCGGATGGCGACACTGAAACAGGTCGGGCTGTACTGGCTGGAAGAGCCGCTGCTCAGCGACGATATCAACGGTCACCGCCTGCTGCGCCAGAAATGCCCGGTTCCGGTTGCCGTTGGTGAAAGCCTGTACACCAAATACCAGTTCGCTCATTGGATTAAACAGGAGGCATGTGACTACATCCAGCCGGATGTTTATCGGGTGGGGGGAATTACCGAGTTTATAAAAATTGCGAAATTAGCTGAAAGTCACAACATCCCCGTGATCCCGCATTTCGGTATGGAACTGATGGCGCATCTGGGCTGCGGCTTGCCCAATATCCAGCTCTTCGAAGGGCTAAAGGGGGCGAGTCTGAGCGAGATGGGAATAATTCATCAATCCTGTCAGGTCGTAAACGGCGCCATTCGTCCGGGCGAAGAACCAGGACATGGCATCACGTTCGATCGTCCCGCGCTGGCGCGCTATGCGATGAACGACGATCTGTTACGCCAGCAAAATGTCACTACACGGACGGATGTCTGA
- a CDS encoding MFS transporter gives MNTQFRRVILVMLTLAMIINYLDRSALAYAMPFITQDFHLTPEEKGIIFGSFSIGYALFNFIGGVLADKFGPKRVFTWSMSIWSIICGLTAGCFNFWTMFIARAFFGAGEGPISTTANKVVNNWFPLNERARAVGINQAGGPLGGAISGPIVGFLCLTFNWRISFVIIAFIGITWAIIWALIATDRPRDNKRVSADEAQLIEGDEDVLIPHVEPGAPAPSMWSAILQPSILATALSLFCFNYVLFFFMNWFPTFLVDTTGISLKDMSLVGVLPWVAGTLGYVSGGFIIDFIYRKTGKQLFSRKVVLVTCFGICSVCVGLISQTQTAMGAVALMTIAFGFMQIAAPAYWTLIQDAAPKEYVGSAGGLMHGLANISGIVAPTVTGFIVGSGSYAAAFILAGCLGVLGATVVALFVKKAAQRDGHQSLA, from the coding sequence ATGAATACGCAATTCCGTCGTGTCATTCTGGTCATGCTGACGCTGGCGATGATCATCAATTATCTCGACCGTTCGGCATTAGCCTACGCTATGCCTTTTATTACTCAAGACTTTCATCTGACGCCTGAAGAAAAAGGTATTATTTTCGGTAGTTTCTCAATTGGTTATGCCTTATTTAATTTTATCGGCGGCGTACTGGCTGATAAATTTGGACCCAAGCGGGTGTTTACCTGGTCAATGTCCATCTGGTCGATTATTTGCGGCCTGACGGCAGGCTGTTTTAACTTCTGGACCATGTTTATTGCTCGCGCCTTTTTCGGTGCCGGGGAAGGTCCCATTTCTACCACGGCCAACAAAGTGGTGAATAACTGGTTTCCGCTGAATGAGCGTGCCCGGGCGGTAGGCATTAACCAGGCTGGCGGACCGTTGGGCGGGGCGATATCCGGTCCAATAGTCGGTTTTCTGTGCCTCACGTTCAACTGGCGTATTTCCTTTGTCATCATTGCCTTTATCGGCATTACCTGGGCCATTATCTGGGCGTTGATTGCCACCGACAGGCCCCGGGATAACAAACGGGTATCTGCTGATGAAGCCCAACTGATTGAAGGCGATGAGGACGTGCTCATTCCACACGTAGAGCCCGGTGCCCCAGCCCCTTCAATGTGGAGTGCGATCCTCCAGCCGTCTATTCTCGCCACCGCGCTGTCGCTGTTTTGCTTCAACTACGTGCTGTTTTTCTTCATGAACTGGTTCCCGACATTCCTCGTCGATACCACAGGGATCAGTCTGAAAGACATGAGTCTCGTCGGCGTGCTGCCGTGGGTTGCCGGGACGCTCGGCTACGTTTCCGGTGGCTTCATTATTGACTTCATCTACCGTAAAACCGGCAAACAGCTCTTCTCCCGCAAAGTGGTACTGGTGACCTGTTTCGGCATCTGCTCCGTCTGCGTGGGGCTTATCAGTCAGACGCAAACCGCGATGGGGGCTGTCGCGTTGATGACTATCGCCTTTGGCTTCATGCAAATTGCTGCCCCAGCCTACTGGACATTGATTCAGGACGCCGCGCCGAAGGAGTACGTCGGGAGCGCGGGCGGACTGATGCACGGTCTGGCCAATATCTCTGGCATCGTCGCGCCTACCGTGACCGGCTTTATTGTCGGCTCAGGCTCTTACGCCGCTGCTTTTATCCTCGCCGGTTGCCTCGGCGTACTGGGAGCGACCGTGGTGGCGCTGTTTGTGAAAAAAGCGGCCCAGCGTGATGGACATCAATCCCTCGCATAG
- a CDS encoding SDR family oxidoreductase, with amino-acid sequence MENKNTILITGGQAEPNLLSSLKKYYSQQGWSVYFSQETEYHKMAMAIDEIIIGEKKLNAFIYISPPPRQGSMLDDDDHIIAETMNDDLERGLWWVQNACKKMVQQGVQGRVVTLAHIAALVPTEYYSYGAASQLALMNICRSGIQELVPYGIKINTIFRGFSEEDPQQKAFVEQLKQLHKDDGIPLLEYVDGEEIAKTSMLLTDPKIHSFNGAMLTLDGGFYVTRKIRYLDPVRE; translated from the coding sequence ATGGAAAACAAAAACACCATTCTGATTACCGGCGGTCAGGCTGAGCCCAACCTGTTATCCTCGCTGAAAAAATACTATTCCCAACAGGGATGGAGCGTTTATTTTAGTCAAGAAACTGAATATCACAAAATGGCCATGGCTATTGACGAGATTATTATCGGTGAGAAAAAACTGAATGCCTTTATATATATTTCCCCTCCACCACGCCAGGGTTCAATGTTGGACGATGACGATCATATCATTGCCGAAACGATGAATGACGATCTGGAAAGAGGATTATGGTGGGTACAAAATGCCTGCAAAAAAATGGTGCAACAAGGCGTACAAGGACGCGTTGTCACGCTGGCACATATTGCGGCACTGGTGCCCACCGAGTACTACTCTTATGGTGCCGCCAGTCAGTTGGCTCTAATGAATATCTGCCGTTCCGGCATTCAGGAACTGGTACCCTATGGCATTAAAATCAATACGATATTCCGTGGTTTTAGTGAAGAAGATCCGCAACAAAAAGCGTTTGTCGAGCAATTAAAGCAACTACATAAAGACGATGGCATTCCACTATTGGAATATGTGGACGGAGAAGAAATTGCCAAAACCAGTATGCTGTTAACCGACCCGAAAATTCACAGTTTTAACGGGGCAATGTTAACGCTCGATGGTGGTTTTTATGTCACCCGAAAAATACGCTATCTGGATCCTGTCAGGGAATGA
- a CDS encoding SDR family oxidoreductase, protein MSLHNQVALVTGAGNMKGIGKGIACALAEAGADIVINYVINPQEAEQVANIIRGLGRRALLVQADISHPEQVRQMFKDVDAHFGRLDILVNNAGVCVWEPFLEISKPAFDHAVNINIKGTYDCARHAAHMMVKKGIRGRIINVASGHARRPMALMGVYAATKAAIDQMSQSMAFELARYGITVNQLWPGFVDTNINDPKPELATDEGRKKLLATIPIGQPATIEELGAAAVYLAGNYGAVVTGDFIKIDGGQHIRCI, encoded by the coding sequence GTGAGTCTACATAACCAGGTCGCACTGGTGACCGGTGCGGGAAATATGAAAGGGATAGGTAAAGGCATCGCCTGCGCCCTTGCTGAGGCGGGTGCAGATATTGTCATCAACTACGTTATCAACCCACAAGAAGCCGAACAGGTTGCCAACATCATTCGCGGACTTGGCAGGCGCGCGCTGCTGGTTCAGGCCGATATTTCTCATCCAGAGCAGGTCCGCCAGATGTTTAAGGACGTCGACGCCCACTTCGGTCGTCTGGATATTTTGGTGAACAACGCCGGTGTTTGCGTATGGGAACCCTTCCTTGAGATCAGTAAGCCCGCCTTTGACCATGCGGTAAACATCAACATCAAAGGTACCTATGATTGTGCCCGCCACGCTGCACACATGATGGTAAAAAAAGGTATTCGTGGTCGCATCATCAATGTTGCTTCTGGACATGCTCGCCGCCCAATGGCGTTGATGGGCGTCTATGCTGCGACCAAAGCTGCAATTGATCAGATGAGTCAGTCAATGGCCTTCGAACTGGCACGCTATGGCATTACAGTAAACCAACTCTGGCCCGGGTTTGTTGATACGAATATCAACGATCCGAAGCCCGAACTGGCAACCGATGAAGGACGGAAGAAGTTGCTGGCAACAATTCCTATTGGCCAGCCCGCAACCATTGAAGAGTTGGGCGCCGCCGCAGTCTATCTGGCAGGGAACTACGGTGCCGTCGTAACGGGTGATTTTATTAAAATTGATGGCGGTCAGCATATCCGCTGCATTTAA
- a CDS encoding GntR family transcriptional regulator produces MNPPVNKMNQAYEAIESMIIFQDLAPGSMVSEAQLMELTGFGRSPVREALQRLANDRLVEIYPYKGVFIPAISVEVQLKVLELRRCVGEFAVRLATRRGTHQQKKEMLQLAEAFEAINDISHMRQFGALLKQAYALIGLAAENEYLQPCLSPLQGLSSRFWFAQLSASNQYELVKASQLNAVMLRNICHGDEELAANASKNVNDYFTEFTYKVLAR; encoded by the coding sequence ATGAATCCGCCCGTCAATAAAATGAACCAGGCCTATGAAGCCATTGAAAGCATGATTATTTTTCAGGATCTTGCGCCAGGTTCGATGGTGTCCGAAGCGCAACTCATGGAGCTGACAGGGTTTGGTCGTAGCCCGGTGAGGGAAGCGTTACAGCGCCTGGCAAATGACCGGTTGGTAGAGATTTACCCGTATAAAGGCGTCTTTATCCCGGCCATTTCTGTTGAGGTACAGCTCAAAGTGCTGGAATTGCGCCGCTGTGTAGGGGAGTTCGCCGTGCGTCTGGCAACCCGGCGTGGTACGCATCAGCAGAAGAAAGAAATGCTGCAACTGGCGGAGGCCTTTGAGGCGATTAACGATATTTCGCATATGCGTCAGTTCGGCGCATTGCTCAAGCAAGCCTATGCGTTGATTGGCCTGGCAGCAGAGAATGAATACCTGCAGCCGTGTCTTTCGCCACTACAGGGGCTTTCCAGCCGCTTCTGGTTTGCTCAGCTTAGTGCCAGCAATCAGTATGAGCTGGTGAAAGCATCACAGCTGAACGCTGTGATGCTGCGTAATATCTGTCATGGCGATGAAGAACTGGCCGCCAACGCCTCGAAAAACGTCAACGATTACTTTACTGAGTTTACCTACAAGGTACTGGCGCGCTAA